A region from the Mucilaginibacter sp. CSA2-8R genome encodes:
- the murQ gene encoding N-acetylmuramic acid 6-phosphate etherase: protein MINTTEQDSHYTHLEQLPVAELLQHINEEDRTVPEAVAKAMPQIEKLVQAVTEKMKTGGRLFYIGAGTSGRLGVVDASECPPTFGVPFDWVVGIIAGGDGAIRKAVEFAEDDDQQAWKDLQEFDITANDVVVGIAASGRTPYVIGGLRKANEEGLTTGCIVCNAGSPVAAEARYPVEVVTGPEFVTGSTRMKAGTAQKLVLNMLTTAVMIQLGRVKGNKMVDMQLTNHKLVDRANRMVMQEIGVDEQTAAQLLNEHGSVRKAVDAYKK, encoded by the coding sequence ATGATAAATACTACAGAGCAAGACTCACATTATACCCACTTGGAGCAACTACCGGTTGCCGAGTTACTCCAGCACATTAACGAGGAAGACAGAACCGTACCCGAGGCAGTAGCCAAAGCCATGCCCCAGATAGAAAAACTGGTACAGGCCGTAACCGAAAAGATGAAAACCGGTGGCCGCCTGTTTTACATTGGCGCCGGCACCAGCGGCCGTTTAGGTGTAGTTGATGCCTCGGAGTGCCCACCAACCTTTGGTGTGCCTTTTGATTGGGTAGTAGGCATTATTGCCGGCGGCGATGGTGCCATACGCAAAGCTGTGGAGTTTGCCGAAGATGACGACCAGCAGGCCTGGAAAGATTTACAGGAATTTGATATTACTGCTAATGATGTGGTAGTAGGCATTGCTGCCTCGGGCCGTACGCCTTATGTAATTGGCGGTTTACGTAAAGCTAACGAAGAAGGCTTGACTACAGGTTGCATTGTTTGCAATGCCGGCAGCCCGGTAGCCGCCGAAGCCCGATACCCTGTTGAAGTAGTAACCGGCCCCGAGTTTGTAACCGGCTCTACCCGCATGAAAGCCGGTACCGCCCAAAAGCTGGTACTAAACATGCTGACTACAGCGGTAATGATACAACTGGGCAGGGTAAAAGGTAATAAAATGGTGGATATGCAGTTAACTAACCATAAGCTGGTTGACCGCGCAAACCGCATGGTTATGCAGGAAATTGGTGTTGATGAACAAACGGCAGCCCAACTTTTAAACGAGCACGGCAGCGTTCGTAAAGCGGTTGATGCGTACAAAAAATAA